The Primulina eburnea isolate SZY01 chromosome 18, ASM2296580v1, whole genome shotgun sequence genome segment CAACCTACTTTAACAACCTAAttattatgtattaaatattctTCCACTGATTTGTCCCATTCGAAAATGTCAACGATAAAACTCCCACATAAAATTGGGAGCTTGTCGTATTATCCAAAGCATCAAATTCCCACACAGCTAAGCAACAAACGAATGGCAATGATTTTCTTATTCTAATCACTTTAATCAAAACTTTTCACTCTCAATACTAATCTCTTACAACAATTAGATCAAATAGCCTGTCACCTTTCAGATCTACAAGTTTCTCGTATCAAATTTCTTGCGTTTCGATTTCACAATACCTTACGAAGTATGTCGAAAATCGAAATACTATGTTCATCCATGGTTAAGATGGCATCAACCACCGTAAACAATGGCAATGCAGCAGCCAATTCAAAGCTGGAGTTAACTCCATGGGATCTGATGCCGCTCTTAATCTGCCCGATTCAAGAAGGGTTACTCTTTCACGAATATCCCAACCTCCATGatcaattcaagaaaacctTCGTTGATCACCTCAAAGCTTCGCTTTCAAGAACATTAGACTTCTTCCCTCCCCTTGCGGGCCGATTAAAAACCACTAAGAACGACGATGGGACGAGCTCTTTCTTCGTAGACTGCAACAATGCTGGGGCTGAATTTACTCATGCAAGCGCTCCGGGTGTGTCGGTCTCCGACATCTTGGATCCAATCTACGTACCTGAGACTGTCTATTCGTTTTTCACACTTGTTAACATTTCCAATTTGGAAGGGGTTTCTAAGCCATTGCTCGGGGTGCAAGTAACAGAACTAGAAGACGGGTTTTTCATCGGTTGCTCCATGAATCATGCTCTGGTTGACGGGAATTCTTTCTGGCATTTCTTCAATTCTTGGTCTGAAATATCACGTGGTTTCGAAACTATATCGAAAATCCCCGTTTTCGAACGCTGGTTTCCGGAAAAAATCAATCTCCCAATCCATATTCCTCCATTGGAAAGGCGAAATATGTTCAGTGACGTTGATTCAGATCAATTGCTACAAAGGGTTTTTCGTTTTAGCAAAGAGAACATTGCTAAGCTCAAATCAAGGGCCAATGACGAAGCGGGCACGGCAAAAATATCCTCTTTACAAACTCTGTTAGCTCACATATGGCGATCCGTGCTGCGTGGGCGGCGTAACAGCAGCAGTATTAATCAAAACTCCGAGAACCAAGAAATTCACTTCTTCGTACCCGTTGGCACCAGAGAAAGAATACCTTTGCACAATTGTTACTTTGGAAACGCGAGTTATGGGGCAATAATCTCATCGAATGAGGACCATATCTTTCATCATGGCCTTGGATATACGGCGATGAAGTTCCACGAACTGGTAAGTCAACAAACTAAGGAACAAGCGATCAAAAACTTGGAAGATTGGGCGGAAAATCCTACGATACCGAGTAAGCGTCTGAGTAATAATATTTGTGTCGTAAGTAATTCGCCTAGGTACGATGTGTATGGGAATGATTTCGGATGGGGAAAACCAATCGCTGTGAGGAGTGGGATCAGCCTGAAAATTGATGGGAGGATCACAGTTTTCCCGGCAGCAGATCCCGGCGGCATCGATGCGGAAGCTTACTTGGCGGAGGAAACATTGGAGGCCATGGCGAATGATGCAGAGTTCATGGAAGCTGTTAGCATCTGACCGGAATATGCCATGCACGAATAATATTCATTTGTTTATAAATATCATGTCaacaaataatatcaataaaattaaatagatatatctattt includes the following:
- the LOC140819975 gene encoding protein ENHANCED PSEUDOMONAS SUSCEPTIBILITY 1-like, with the translated sequence MSKIEILCSSMVKMASTTVNNGNAAANSKLELTPWDLMPLLICPIQEGLLFHEYPNLHDQFKKTFVDHLKASLSRTLDFFPPLAGRLKTTKNDDGTSSFFVDCNNAGAEFTHASAPGVSVSDILDPIYVPETVYSFFTLVNISNLEGVSKPLLGVQVTELEDGFFIGCSMNHALVDGNSFWHFFNSWSEISRGFETISKIPVFERWFPEKINLPIHIPPLERRNMFSDVDSDQLLQRVFRFSKENIAKLKSRANDEAGTAKISSLQTLLAHIWRSVLRGRRNSSSINQNSENQEIHFFVPVGTRERIPLHNCYFGNASYGAIISSNEDHIFHHGLGYTAMKFHELVSQQTKEQAIKNLEDWAENPTIPSKRLSNNICVVSNSPRYDVYGNDFGWGKPIAVRSGISLKIDGRITVFPAADPGGIDAEAYLAEETLEAMANDAEFMEAVSI